In Candidatus Chlorohelix allophototropha, one DNA window encodes the following:
- the larB gene encoding nickel pincer cofactor biosynthesis protein LarB translates to MSNIFEELANSLMGVDPEMNQEPIFEKQSSLDYNREDRKGVPEIIYAERKRDNDTIAIARNFLVKGKGRAIISRAKPELRARLVQELATIEFEGQTIAVGVEEFDASNMLVLKRADFSQPVTGGQVGIITAGNSDIPVAEEAGVVAREMGCNVTSIYDVGVAGLHRLFRPLQSMLQIDVDVIIVAAGMDGALPSVIAGLVNVPVIGLPVSVGYGLGGKGVAALLTMLQTCAPGLTVVNIDNGVGAGATAALIANRMAAIRKQNS, encoded by the coding sequence TTGAGTAATATTTTTGAAGAATTGGCTAATTCGCTCATGGGTGTTGACCCTGAGATGAATCAAGAACCGATTTTCGAAAAACAATCCAGTCTTGATTACAACAGGGAAGACCGTAAGGGCGTACCCGAAATAATATATGCCGAACGCAAACGGGATAATGATACTATTGCAATTGCCCGGAATTTTCTGGTAAAAGGAAAAGGGCGAGCAATTATAAGTCGGGCAAAGCCGGAATTGCGGGCAAGGCTAGTACAAGAACTGGCAACAATAGAATTTGAGGGTCAAACTATAGCTGTAGGCGTGGAAGAATTTGACGCTAGTAACATGTTGGTGTTGAAACGTGCTGATTTTAGCCAACCTGTCACCGGAGGGCAAGTAGGAATTATAACTGCCGGAAATAGCGACATCCCGGTGGCAGAAGAAGCCGGGGTAGTAGCGCGTGAAATGGGCTGCAATGTTACCTCAATCTATGATGTTGGGGTAGCAGGCTTGCATCGTCTTTTCAGACCGCTCCAATCAATGTTGCAGATTGATGTGGATGTAATTATCGTAGCAGCCGGAATGGATGGGGCATTACCCTCAGTAATTGCCGGTCTGGTAAATGTTCCGGTTATCGGACTTCCGGTATCGGTCGGTTATGGTTTAGGTGGAAAAGGGGTCGCAGCGCTATTAACCATGCTGCAAACCTGCGCACCGGGATTGACGGTAGTGAATATTGATAACGGAGTGGGAGCAGGCGCTACCGCCGCGCTAATCGCCAACAGAATGGCGGCTATACGCAAGCAAAACTCATAA
- a CDS encoding SDR family oxidoreductase produces MSSMLPEGALQNQVAIITGGGTGIGKAIALNFAKLGAKIVVASRKLENLEATVAAIEAQGGEALALATDVRDMAQVQNMVERTKERFGKIDILINNAAGNFVARSEELSVNAWNAVVGIVLNGTWFCTQTVAKEMIAQGSGGKIVNVIATYVWTGAPGTVPSAAAKAGVLSMTQSLAVEWSKYKIRVNAIAPGPVATENTTRQLFGGGNLFERIASENPVGRFGEVDEISNATAYLVSDYAAYINGACLTIDGGQWLNKGYLQYFNDLPPKP; encoded by the coding sequence ATGAGTAGCATGTTGCCAGAGGGCGCGTTGCAGAATCAGGTGGCGATAATAACCGGAGGCGGCACAGGTATCGGTAAAGCCATCGCGCTTAATTTCGCTAAACTCGGCGCGAAAATTGTGGTGGCAAGCCGGAAACTGGAAAACCTTGAAGCAACCGTAGCCGCAATCGAAGCGCAAGGGGGCGAAGCGTTGGCATTGGCAACCGATGTGCGCGATATGGCACAGGTTCAAAACATGGTGGAGAGAACCAAAGAACGCTTCGGCAAGATAGATATACTCATAAATAATGCGGCAGGCAATTTTGTGGCGCGTTCCGAGGAATTATCGGTAAACGCTTGGAATGCGGTAGTGGGCATAGTGCTGAACGGCACATGGTTTTGCACCCAAACGGTAGCGAAAGAGATGATTGCACAGGGTAGCGGCGGTAAAATTGTGAACGTCATTGCAACCTATGTATGGACGGGCGCACCCGGCACCGTGCCAAGTGCCGCCGCCAAAGCGGGCGTACTGAGCATGACCCAATCGCTGGCGGTAGAATGGTCTAAATATAAAATCCGGGTAAACGCGATTGCGCCCGGGCCTGTCGCTACCGAAAATACCACCCGCCAACTGTTCGGGGGTGGGAATCTGTTCGAGCGTATCGCTTCAGAAAATCCGGTAGGGCGTTTCGGAGAGGTGGATGAGATTTCCAATGCCACCGCCTATCTGGTTTCGGATTATGCCGCTTATATCAATGGGGCGTGCCTAACTATTGATGGAGGGCAATGGCTTAACAAAGGTTACTTGCAATATTTCAACGACCTTCCGCCTAAACCATAA
- a CDS encoding TrmB family transcriptional regulator, producing the protein MDEEQISQLEELDLTRNEAKIYLAMLGRPNFKAAELANAAGVPRPKVYEALNNLLNKGLCYAVPGNVAQFSAVDPKQALLDLQRRHEQEMNAVITHRRQLMEDLVEQILPLYSAGQTETGSLRYIDVLYERSRITQVANDLLATAKDFIYILEKEPYAQDPRLLNTYELAALKRKVQLRCLFQEGTVGIEERIESLYKSGAELRISQELPMKLIVVDDRAAICALRDPITGQQSLTSLRIEHPDFARAMRLLFESFWLSPQSKALSL; encoded by the coding sequence TGCTAGGCAGACCGAACTTTAAGGCAGCAGAACTGGCAAACGCCGCCGGAGTACCTCGCCCAAAAGTGTATGAAGCCCTGAATAACCTGTTGAATAAAGGCTTATGCTATGCTGTACCGGGAAATGTTGCTCAGTTCAGTGCGGTAGATCCAAAACAAGCTCTTTTGGATTTACAACGAAGGCATGAGCAGGAAATGAATGCGGTAATAACGCATCGCCGCCAATTAATGGAAGATTTGGTGGAACAGATATTACCGCTATACAGCGCGGGTCAGACTGAAACAGGCTCATTACGTTATATAGATGTACTCTACGAACGAAGCCGTATTACGCAGGTAGCCAACGACCTACTAGCAACCGCAAAGGATTTTATCTATATCCTTGAGAAAGAACCCTACGCGCAGGATCCTAGATTGTTGAATACTTATGAGTTGGCGGCTCTAAAACGCAAAGTGCAATTGCGCTGCCTTTTCCAAGAAGGCACGGTTGGAATTGAAGAACGTATCGAATCCTTGTACAAAAGCGGCGCAGAATTGCGTATCAGCCAAGAATTGCCCATGAAATTAATTGTAGTGGATGATCGGGCGGCAATTTGCGCCCTCCGTGACCCCATAACCGGGCAGCAGAGCCTTACCAGTTTGCGGATAGAACATCCTGATTTCGCGAGGGCGATGCGGCTATTATTCGAATCCTTCTGGCTAAGCCCTCAGAGTAAAGCTCTGTCACTTTAA
- a CDS encoding SGNH/GDSL hydrolase family protein has protein sequence MKKLSAHSIIVTLIALALLIVTLALFFTLKNFVDEVQSNTEFVQPVATIPAPTPTLSPTPRVTIGHNDSAAPIGIGDLYLALGDSVGYGLGAPTPYDMGFAGLFYNNYLKRVRPAMTPYKNLAIPGESSSSFFEAKPGNKSQLQLALDEIDKAKIAGKTVSPITLTLGGNDMLDNRNKSEQLRNSALQQFETNFSRALDELKAHTGNRSDIIVTTYYNPYIYQTGGGSEDEQNNWVKRFDESIKRIALDKGVRVADFFAPFFQHEGDYTWIKFGDVHPNASGYNVLARALWQASGYDREGSSLSLSYQGIPDNRKLQSGERITFKLVAADNIVSSKQAETPGAGSIAGVFYTMDGLNQTPLAAVPALYLAKKAEAEFTCIVDTTGLVAGKHILNFVAQDMAGNTSKLEIDFEVSG, from the coding sequence ATGAAAAAGCTTTCGGCACACTCCATCATTGTAACGTTAATTGCGCTGGCTTTGCTTATTGTAACGCTGGCGCTATTCTTTACGCTAAAGAATTTTGTTGATGAAGTCCAAAGTAATACCGAGTTCGTACAGCCTGTTGCCACAATACCCGCGCCCACTCCCACGCTTTCCCCAACGCCTCGCGTAACAATTGGACACAATGATTCGGCTGCACCCATCGGGATAGGTGATTTATATCTGGCGTTAGGTGACTCTGTTGGGTATGGGTTGGGCGCACCTACTCCATACGATATGGGTTTTGCAGGGCTGTTTTATAATAATTACCTGAAGCGGGTTCGTCCCGCAATGACTCCATACAAAAACCTAGCCATACCGGGCGAAAGTAGCAGCAGCTTTTTTGAAGCTAAACCCGGCAACAAAAGCCAGTTGCAACTTGCCCTCGATGAGATTGATAAAGCCAAAATAGCAGGCAAAACGGTTAGCCCGATTACCCTCACGCTTGGCGGAAACGATATGCTGGACAATCGCAATAAGAGCGAGCAGCTACGCAATAGCGCCTTGCAGCAATTTGAAACAAATTTCAGCCGAGCGTTGGACGAGCTTAAAGCCCATACCGGAAACCGTTCCGATATAATTGTAACTACCTACTATAACCCCTATATCTATCAAACCGGTGGAGGTAGCGAGGATGAGCAGAACAACTGGGTTAAACGGTTTGATGAGAGCATAAAACGGATTGCCTTAGATAAAGGGGTGCGCGTTGCCGATTTTTTTGCCCCCTTTTTTCAGCATGAGGGTGATTATACATGGATAAAATTCGGTGACGTGCATCCAAACGCAAGCGGCTACAATGTGTTGGCACGCGCTTTATGGCAAGCAAGCGGCTATGACCGGGAAGGGTCGTCACTTAGCTTGAGTTATCAGGGCATACCAGATAACAGGAAGCTTCAAAGCGGTGAGCGTATTACCTTCAAGTTGGTCGCCGCCGATAATATTGTCAGCAGCAAGCAAGCAGAAACGCCCGGCGCGGGTAGTATTGCAGGAGTGTTCTATACTATGGATGGGTTAAATCAAACCCCTCTTGCCGCAGTCCCGGCTTTATATCTGGCAAAAAAAGCCGAAGCTGAATTTACCTGCATTGTTGATACTACAGGTCTGGTAGCTGGTAAGCATATTCTAAACTTTGTCGCGCAGGATATGGCGGGGAATACCAGCAAGTTAGAGATAGATTTTGAGGTGTCAGGTTGA
- a CDS encoding HD-GYP domain-containing protein, with protein MAEAPNPEPSVLIVDDDLGVRNVIARMLTINHFRITDADNAEKALELVKSNPFDLIICDIHMPGMSGLEFLEELKKIDPGIASIIITSNDNVDVAVKALKAGALGFIPKPFSGPELIETIKSALSSAQLMRETMSLKVFFPLLENASIALLNALEAKDHDSQGHSQRVANYSRIVAETPSLELTKEQIRNIYLGGLFHDIGKIGVPDKILKKAGNLTSEEYTEMSHHPEIGARILGRVEGLEDSSLIILQHHERLDGSGYPYGLKGDQITLGARIVGIADAFDDMTSKRVYADGLPKEDAIEILISGKGRLFDPVLVDIFLALI; from the coding sequence ATGGCTGAAGCCCCTAATCCTGAACCTTCTGTCTTAATTGTAGATGATGATTTGGGTGTTCGCAATGTTATCGCGCGGATGCTCACTATTAATCATTTTCGAATCACAGATGCGGATAATGCTGAAAAGGCGCTTGAACTTGTAAAAAGTAATCCTTTTGACCTTATAATTTGTGATATCCATATGCCGGGTATGAGTGGGCTTGAATTTCTGGAAGAACTTAAAAAAATAGACCCCGGAATTGCCAGCATAATTATAACCAGCAATGACAATGTAGACGTTGCGGTAAAAGCATTGAAAGCGGGCGCGTTAGGTTTTATACCCAAGCCCTTTTCTGGTCCCGAATTGATTGAAACAATTAAATCCGCCCTTTCAAGCGCACAGCTTATGCGTGAAACCATGAGCCTGAAAGTATTTTTCCCGCTGTTAGAAAACGCCAGTATTGCGCTATTAAACGCCCTAGAAGCAAAAGACCACGATAGTCAGGGGCATAGCCAAAGAGTAGCTAATTATTCCCGAATTGTGGCTGAAACTCCCTCATTAGAACTTACTAAAGAACAGATACGAAATATTTATCTGGGAGGTCTTTTCCACGATATTGGAAAAATAGGAGTGCCGGATAAAATCCTCAAAAAAGCTGGTAATTTAACTTCCGAAGAATATACCGAGATGAGCCATCATCCCGAAATCGGGGCAAGAATTTTAGGGCGGGTGGAAGGGCTAGAGGATTCATCGCTAATTATTTTGCAACACCATGAAAGATTAGATGGCAGCGGTTACCCTTACGGCTTGAAGGGTGACCAAATTACTCTGGGAGCGCGAATCGTCGGTATTGCGGATGCCTTTGACGATATGACCTCAAAAAGAGTTTATGCCGATGGTTTGCCCAAAGAAGACGCTATTGAAATTCTAATTAGCGGTAAAGGACGGCTTTTTGACCCCGTTTTAGTAGATATTTTCCTCGCCCTTATTTGA
- the mtaB gene encoding tRNA (N(6)-L-threonylcarbamoyladenosine(37)-C(2))-methylthiotransferase MtaB, which translates to MRTIELINLSVSTNPQPVTPAGVKARIENNLNPDDFRPRIAFLTLGCKVNSSETEGLAENFQRAGFALVEPDGVYTPDVVVINTCTVTHIADRKSRQILRRTKRENPQALVIATGCYVYTNPEQVKALAEVDLVLDKVEQERMVELVAERLNYELEFRPEPSHPLFEEDEIGNTTDKVKVEKKYHTRAMVKIQDGCNAGCAFCIVPTARGVPRSIAIPEVIESVRRKLEAGYREVVLTGVHLGKYRAFNMENEERPLRLKALLETILEKLDIPRLRITSLEPQDYDPTLLELWQRDTRLARHFHLALQSGSAATLARMRRGYTLEKYRQIVEQIHRELPDASITTDIIVGFPGETEQEFSETLAFAAEMGFAKIHVFPYSPRSGTLAASMPDQVADADKKQRGERLRLLSDELSQKWRSRFLGEIREVLWEAKDPNSSMRSGLTGNYLRVFIQSEENLRNHLTSVRLLKLAGNGDADGMFGEIVRECNEYE; encoded by the coding sequence ATGCGTACTATTGAACTGATTAATTTAAGTGTAAGCACTAACCCTCAACCCGTAACCCCAGCGGGGGTTAAGGCGCGAATCGAGAACAACCTCAACCCGGATGATTTTAGACCGCGCATCGCCTTTCTGACGCTTGGTTGCAAAGTTAATTCCAGCGAGACTGAAGGGCTAGCCGAGAACTTTCAAAGAGCCGGATTTGCGCTGGTTGAACCTGATGGCGTATATACACCCGATGTAGTAGTGATAAACACCTGCACCGTAACGCATATAGCAGATCGCAAGTCGCGCCAGATTCTACGGCGCACCAAACGTGAGAACCCCCAAGCGTTGGTTATCGCCACCGGTTGCTATGTTTATACCAACCCGGAACAAGTAAAAGCCTTAGCAGAAGTAGACCTAGTTTTAGATAAGGTTGAGCAGGAGCGTATGGTTGAACTGGTAGCAGAGCGTCTAAACTACGAACTGGAGTTTCGACCAGAACCCTCTCACCCGCTTTTTGAGGAAGATGAGATTGGCAACACCACCGATAAGGTAAAGGTCGAAAAAAAATACCACACCCGCGCGATGGTAAAAATACAGGATGGCTGCAACGCTGGTTGCGCCTTTTGTATCGTGCCAACTGCCAGAGGTGTACCGAGAAGCATCGCTATTCCAGAGGTCATCGAAAGTGTGCGCCGCAAACTGGAAGCCGGATACCGAGAAGTTGTGCTTACGGGCGTGCATCTTGGCAAATACCGAGCCTTTAATATGGAAAATGAAGAACGCCCGCTACGCCTTAAAGCGTTGCTTGAGACTATCCTCGAAAAGCTGGATATCCCACGCTTACGAATTACTTCGCTCGAACCACAGGACTACGACCCAACTTTGCTTGAGTTGTGGCAACGCGATACTCGACTGGCACGCCACTTTCATCTTGCCTTGCAATCGGGTAGCGCTGCGACACTTGCCAGAATGCGGCGGGGCTATACTTTGGAAAAATACCGCCAAATTGTTGAGCAAATTCACCGAGAATTGCCGGATGCTTCTATAACTACAGATATTATCGTGGGTTTTCCGGGTGAAACTGAGCAGGAATTTTCCGAGACATTGGCATTTGCGGCAGAAATGGGGTTTGCTAAAATCCACGTATTTCCCTATTCGCCGCGAAGTGGTACGCTTGCCGCCAGTATGCCCGATCAGGTAGCTGATGCGGATAAAAAGCAAAGAGGTGAACGCCTTAGACTTCTTTCTGACGAACTGAGTCAAAAATGGCGCAGCCGTTTTCTAGGTGAAATTCGAGAAGTGCTTTGGGAAGCAAAAGACCCAAATAGCTCGATGCGGAGCGGTTTGACCGGAAATTACCTGCGAGTATTCATTCAATCGGAAGAAAATTTGCGCAATCATTTAACCTCGGTAAGGCTGCTTAAACTCGCCGGAAATGGAGACGCTGACGGAATGTTCGGCGAAATTGTGAGGGAATGTAATGAGTACGAATGA
- a CDS encoding MMPL family transporter, with translation MFYKLGVFSYRARWWIVAAWLCIIVMAGVFAPQANGVLKSGGFNLPEAESIKAINDITERFGGYRATIMALFTPPSGTRADDPTYMAQVDAAVAGAKEFKDIKAVLTYGSTGDKSFISGDGKYTYALFGFVTDVDATEQNLASFEKTLKPGNLDMRLTGLPVIYKQVNEVSQTDLEQAEKITLPLALIILVIVFRTLVAAAMPIIVAMCSVATTLAMIYFLGQTVDLSIFVLNIATVLGLGIGIDYSLFIVNRFREELHKRDGDVESAIAATVGSAGRATFFSGLTVLIGMSSLLLFQFMALRSMGIGGVLVVLMSVLASLSMLPAILSILGHRIDSLKVPFLKRTKDKLQEMGTGNSFWHKLAEFVMRHPIKIIVVVLAILVLVGSPFWRVRFGEPQADILPKDNPARVAFEIIGQNFPGSAKSSDVYLLVEAKNGKMTDPENVTALVNYTNQLIKDKQVKGIRSAVNLPLPTPLTQEQYVTLLGIYGNDPSKLPAQVAQLTPVLKSLIDNQKAVIKLDTGIEYASADARQYINSLRGNKPANFNVLISGEQPALMDFVDKMYSDFPIAILLVVIITYITLLIMFKSVLLPLKAVVMTALSLSASYGALVWLLQDGNLSTLLDFKPTGYVESMLPIMMFGILSGLSMDYEVFLLTRIKEVYDETKNNTKSVALGLERTGGIITSAALIMIVVSAAFATADIIIIKAIGIGMALAVFIDATIIRALLVPATMKLIGDWNWWIPKALKRLLPDVNIKH, from the coding sequence ATGTTTTATAAGCTTGGTGTATTTTCTTACCGAGCAAGGTGGTGGATAGTAGCTGCCTGGCTGTGTATCATCGTAATGGCGGGCGTTTTTGCGCCACAGGCTAATGGTGTGCTTAAGAGCGGCGGTTTTAACTTGCCGGAAGCCGAAAGTATTAAAGCCATCAATGATATAACCGAACGGTTCGGGGGTTACAGAGCTACGATTATGGCGCTCTTTACGCCTCCTTCTGGCACTCGTGCCGATGACCCTACCTACATGGCGCAGGTTGACGCAGCGGTAGCAGGCGCGAAAGAATTTAAGGATATAAAAGCGGTTTTAACCTACGGCTCAACCGGAGATAAAAGCTTTATTTCGGGGGACGGAAAATACACCTATGCGCTGTTTGGTTTTGTCACCGATGTGGATGCGACCGAGCAAAACTTGGCAAGCTTTGAGAAAACGCTTAAACCGGGTAACCTCGATATGCGCTTAACCGGGTTGCCGGTTATTTATAAGCAGGTGAACGAAGTAAGCCAAACCGACCTTGAACAAGCCGAAAAAATAACCTTGCCCTTGGCTTTAATAATTCTGGTAATAGTGTTTCGGACATTGGTGGCAGCAGCAATGCCTATAATCGTAGCAATGTGTAGCGTGGCAACCACCCTTGCAATGATTTATTTTCTTGGTCAGACAGTCGATCTTTCCATATTTGTACTGAATATTGCAACTGTGCTAGGTCTCGGTATAGGGATAGACTATTCACTATTTATTGTAAATCGTTTTCGAGAGGAATTGCACAAGCGGGATGGCGATGTAGAATCTGCCATTGCTGCTACAGTGGGTTCAGCCGGACGTGCCACTTTCTTTAGCGGGTTGACCGTTCTGATAGGTATGTCCTCGCTACTTTTGTTCCAGTTTATGGCTTTGCGTTCGATGGGCATTGGCGGGGTGTTGGTGGTGCTTATGAGCGTGCTGGCAAGCCTCTCAATGCTTCCGGCTATTCTTTCAATATTAGGACACCGTATTGATAGCTTGAAAGTCCCGTTTCTGAAAAGAACAAAAGATAAGCTACAGGAAATGGGAACAGGTAATAGCTTCTGGCACAAACTGGCGGAATTTGTAATGCGCCACCCTATAAAGATTATTGTGGTGGTGCTGGCGATTTTGGTATTAGTAGGTTCGCCCTTCTGGAGAGTGCGTTTTGGTGAACCACAGGCAGATATATTGCCAAAAGATAACCCTGCTAGGGTTGCTTTTGAAATTATCGGTCAGAATTTCCCCGGTTCAGCTAAAAGCAGTGATGTTTATTTGCTGGTTGAAGCCAAGAATGGCAAAATGACCGACCCTGAGAATGTCACTGCCTTGGTAAATTATACAAATCAATTGATTAAGGATAAGCAAGTTAAAGGTATCCGCAGCGCGGTTAACCTGCCGCTCCCGACACCCTTGACTCAGGAACAGTATGTAACACTGCTTGGCATATACGGTAATGACCCTTCTAAATTACCGGCGCAGGTAGCTCAATTAACCCCAGTATTAAAGAGCTTAATTGATAATCAAAAGGCGGTTATCAAGCTCGATACCGGGATTGAATATGCCAGCGCAGATGCCCGCCAATATATTAATAGCTTGCGAGGTAATAAACCCGCTAACTTTAATGTGCTGATTTCAGGTGAGCAACCGGCATTAATGGATTTCGTGGATAAAATGTACAGCGATTTCCCGATTGCCATATTGCTGGTAGTGATTATCACTTACATAACCTTGCTGATAATGTTTAAGTCTGTGTTATTACCGTTAAAAGCAGTAGTAATGACCGCGCTTAGCTTGTCCGCCAGTTATGGGGCGTTGGTTTGGTTGTTACAGGATGGAAACCTCTCTACCTTATTGGATTTCAAGCCAACGGGCTATGTAGAATCTATGTTACCGATTATGATGTTCGGTATTCTTTCGGGTCTTTCGATGGATTACGAGGTTTTCTTGCTTACTCGTATCAAAGAGGTTTACGATGAGACCAAGAATAATACCAAAAGCGTGGCTTTGGGGCTTGAGCGTACCGGCGGTATCATAACCAGCGCGGCTTTAATTATGATTGTTGTATCCGCCGCCTTTGCCACTGCCGATATTATTATCATTAAAGCTATCGGGATAGGAATGGCGCTGGCGGTATTTATTGATGCCACTATCATACGCGCGTTACTTGTGCCTGCCACAATGAAATTGATTGGCGACTGGAACTGGTGGATTCCGAAAGCGTTGAAGCGACTTTTGCCGGATGTAAATATCAAGCATTAA
- a CDS encoding MerR family transcriptional regulator has translation MLAWVATHMKGSACMQTLAIKVGEIAKRTGLTVRTLHFYEELGLLIPSERTEAGHRLYSAEDVMRLQQIKSMRQMGFSLDDIKNCLSSKEFSPRRVVQLHLKRVDEQLEMLQTLKRRLAALDSRLDSIREVSIDEFLQTIEVMSMMEHNFSTEEMEEIKARGQQLGDEKIREVETEWPTLIAAVKAAMDNGTAPDSAEVQGYMKRWKELVMMFSGGNPAIEQKLKQRYESDSELQNFTGIDPKLMDYVGKAMSAGK, from the coding sequence ATGCTCGCGTGGGTTGCAACACACATGAAAGGTAGCGCTTGTATGCAAACGCTGGCGATAAAAGTTGGCGAAATTGCCAAAAGAACCGGACTAACCGTTAGAACGCTTCATTTCTACGAAGAATTAGGCTTGCTTATACCATCCGAACGCACCGAAGCAGGACACCGCTTATACAGCGCGGAAGATGTGATGCGCTTGCAGCAAATAAAATCTATGCGTCAAATGGGCTTTTCGTTGGATGACATCAAGAATTGCCTTAGCTCGAAGGAGTTTTCGCCCCGCCGAGTGGTGCAATTGCATTTGAAGCGCGTGGATGAGCAACTTGAGATGTTGCAAACGCTGAAAAGAAGGTTGGCAGCGTTGGATAGCCGTTTGGATAGTATCAGGGAAGTTTCGATTGACGAATTTTTACAAACGATTGAGGTGATGAGTATGATGGAACATAATTTTTCTACCGAAGAGATGGAAGAAATCAAGGCACGGGGGCAACAATTAGGCGATGAAAAAATCCGTGAGGTTGAAACGGAATGGCCCACGCTTATTGCAGCGGTGAAAGCCGCGATGGATAACGGCACTGCTCCAGACAGCGCAGAAGTTCAGGGCTATATGAAACGCTGGAAGGAATTGGTAATGATGTTCAGCGGCGGCAACCCTGCGATTGAGCAAAAGCTGAAGCAGCGCTATGAGTCGGATAGCGAACTGCAAAACTTCACCGGGATTGACCCGAAACTGATGGATTATGTAGGTAAGGCGATGTCCGCCGGGAAGTAG
- a CDS encoding UDP-glucose--hexose-1-phosphate uridylyltransferase, with product MNKELFTKPHRRLNPLTGEWVIVSPHRLQRPWQGQVEKTAIEQKPTFDPACYLCPGNERAGGNHTPAYDSVYVFDNDFPGLLPDTIESKLDEKGIIVAATERGIARVLCFTPRHDLTLPLMEQAQIEIVVEAWAQQYQELGSIDYVKYVSIFENRGAMMGASNPHPHGQIWAQESLPNEPRREFANQLDYFKRQGNCMLCDYVAIELREQERIVCENDTWMAVVPFWATWPYEIMLLSKRHNASLTDLHTEERAGLAEVLKRFLTRYDNLFETSFPYSMGFHQAPTDGENYPHQHLHAHFYPPLLRSATVRKFMVGYEMLGGPQRDITAELAAEQLRNLSEEHYSLK from the coding sequence ATGAATAAAGAGCTATTTACCAAGCCGCATCGCCGCCTTAACCCACTGACCGGAGAATGGGTTATTGTGTCGCCCCACCGTTTGCAACGCCCTTGGCAAGGGCAAGTGGAGAAAACTGCGATTGAGCAGAAGCCAACCTTCGACCCGGCTTGTTACTTATGCCCCGGTAACGAACGCGCCGGAGGCAATCATACGCCTGCTTATGACTCGGTTTATGTTTTCGATAACGATTTTCCCGGCTTATTGCCCGATACCATCGAGTCTAAACTTGATGAGAAAGGCATTATTGTAGCTGCAACCGAACGCGGTATTGCCCGCGTACTGTGCTTCACCCCCCGTCACGACCTCACGCTTCCCCTGATGGAACAAGCTCAAATTGAAATAGTAGTAGAGGCATGGGCACAGCAATATCAAGAACTCGGCTCTATTGATTATGTAAAGTACGTTAGCATCTTTGAGAATCGGGGCGCAATGATGGGCGCAAGCAATCCGCACCCGCATGGGCAAATTTGGGCGCAGGAAAGTTTACCCAACGAACCGCGCCGGGAATTTGCTAACCAACTTGATTATTTCAAACGGCAGGGCAATTGTATGCTGTGCGATTATGTAGCGATTGAGTTGCGCGAACAAGAGCGGATTGTGTGCGAAAATGACACTTGGATGGCGGTAGTGCCTTTCTGGGCAACCTGGCCCTATGAAATTATGCTACTGAGCAAGCGCCACAATGCCTCATTGACCGATTTGCATACGGAAGAACGCGCCGGGCTTGCTGAGGTGCTGAAACGCTTCCTAACCCGCTATGACAACCTGTTTGAGACATCCTTCCCCTATTCGATGGGTTTCCACCAAGCGCCAACCGATGGCGAAAATTACCCGCATCAGCACCTACACGCCCATTTTTACCCGCCCTTGTTGCGCTCTGCCACCGTCCGCAAATTCATGGTAGGCTACGAAATGTTGGGAGGCCCGCAGCGCGACATCACAGCCGAACTTGCCGCCGAGCAGTTGCGTAATCTATCTGAGGAACATTACAGCCTGAAATGA